The following coding sequences lie in one Candidatus Zixiibacteriota bacterium genomic window:
- a CDS encoding cysteine desulfurase translates to MEALPKRAAAAFDVYRVREDFPVLHRMVRGKPLVYLDNGATSQKPRSVIDTITRYYSLENANVHRGVHYLSAQATDAYEASREKLRRFINAGAAHEIIFVRGGTEAINLVAQSYARTFLKEGDEIVVSAMEHHSNIVPWQMVCAQVGARLRVIPINHDGELVLEEFERLLNERTKLVAVTHVSNALGSVVPVKEVVRLAHARGAPVLVDGAQAVPHLKVDVREIGCDFYAFSGHKMFGPTGIGVLYGRAELLEAMPPYQGGGDMISLVTFEKTHYNVLPYKFEAGTPHIAGGIGLGAAVDYLEALDWTAVEAHERELLRYATEALSSVPGLRIIGTAREKAGVVSFVFDDIHAHDVGTILDQEGVAVRAGHHCAMPVMQRFGVPATTRASFAFYNTREEVDSLVRGLHRVLKVFG, encoded by the coding sequence ATGGAAGCGCTTCCCAAAAGAGCCGCGGCCGCTTTCGACGTTTATCGCGTTCGCGAGGATTTCCCCGTGCTGCACCGCATGGTGCGCGGCAAACCGCTGGTCTACCTGGACAACGGCGCGACGAGCCAGAAGCCGCGCTCGGTGATCGACACGATCACGCGTTACTACAGTCTGGAGAACGCCAACGTCCACCGCGGGGTCCACTACCTCAGCGCCCAGGCGACCGACGCCTACGAAGCCAGCCGGGAGAAGCTCCGACGCTTCATCAACGCCGGCGCGGCGCACGAGATCATCTTCGTCCGCGGCGGCACCGAGGCGATCAACCTGGTGGCGCAGAGCTATGCCCGGACGTTTCTGAAGGAGGGCGACGAGATCGTCGTCTCGGCCATGGAGCACCACTCGAACATCGTGCCGTGGCAGATGGTCTGCGCGCAGGTGGGAGCCCGCCTGCGCGTCATTCCGATCAACCACGACGGCGAGCTGGTGCTCGAGGAATTCGAGCGGCTGTTGAACGAGCGCACCAAGCTCGTGGCCGTCACGCACGTTTCGAACGCGCTGGGGAGCGTCGTGCCGGTGAAGGAGGTCGTCCGGTTGGCCCACGCGCGGGGCGCGCCGGTCCTGGTCGACGGCGCGCAGGCGGTACCGCACCTCAAGGTCGACGTCCGTGAGATCGGCTGCGACTTCTATGCGTTTTCCGGACACAAGATGTTCGGCCCGACGGGCATCGGCGTGCTCTACGGCCGCGCCGAGCTTCTCGAAGCGATGCCGCCGTACCAGGGCGGCGGCGACATGATCAGCCTGGTGACGTTCGAAAAGACCCATTACAATGTCCTGCCGTACAAGTTCGAGGCCGGAACGCCCCATATCGCGGGCGGCATCGGACTGGGGGCGGCGGTGGACTATCTCGAGGCTCTCGACTGGACCGCGGTCGAGGCGCACGAGCGCGAGCTGTTGCGCTATGCGACCGAAGCCCTGTCGTCGGTTCCCGGCCTGCGGATCATCGGGACGGCCAGGGAGAAGGCCGGGGTGGTGTCGTTTGTTTTCGACGACATCCACGCTCACGACGTGGGCACCATCCTCGACCAGGAGGGCGTGGCGGTGCGCGCCGGGCATCACTGCGCGATGCCGGTGATGCAGCGCTTCGGCGTCCCGGCGACCACCCGCGCATCCTTCGCGTTTTACAACACCCGCGAGGAGGTCGACTCGCTGGTGCGAGGGCTCCACCGGGTTCTCAAGGTGTTCGGCTGA
- the sufC gene encoding Fe-S cluster assembly ATPase SufC encodes MLEIKNLRVKVEEKEILRGIDLRVGAGEVHAIMGPNGSGKSTLAHVLAGRESYQVVEGEVVYRGKDLLAMTPEERAREGVFLAFQYPVEIPGVSTSYFLKAALNAVRKHRGLEELDAMEFLALIKEKARLVEMDEALINRPLNEGFSGGEKKRNEVLQMAVLDPSLAILDETDSGLDIDALRVVAAGVNALRSPERAMIVITHYQRLLNYVVPDYVHVLYDGRIVKSGARDLALELEVKGYDWVKSESAALQ; translated from the coding sequence ATGTTGGAGATCAAGAATCTACGCGTCAAGGTGGAGGAGAAGGAGATCCTGCGCGGCATCGACCTGCGGGTCGGGGCGGGCGAGGTCCATGCGATCATGGGGCCGAACGGGTCGGGCAAGAGCACGCTGGCGCACGTTCTCGCGGGAAGGGAGAGCTATCAAGTCGTCGAGGGCGAGGTCGTCTATCGCGGCAAAGACCTCCTGGCGATGACCCCGGAAGAACGGGCGCGAGAAGGGGTATTCCTCGCGTTTCAGTATCCGGTGGAGATCCCCGGCGTGAGCACGAGCTATTTCCTCAAGGCCGCGCTGAACGCGGTGCGCAAACATCGCGGCCTCGAAGAGCTGGACGCCATGGAGTTTCTCGCGCTGATCAAGGAAAAGGCGCGGCTCGTGGAAATGGATGAGGCGTTGATCAATCGACCGCTCAACGAGGGTTTCTCCGGCGGCGAAAAGAAGCGCAACGAAGTGCTCCAGATGGCCGTGCTCGATCCGAGCCTCGCGATCCTCGACGAGACCGACTCCGGCCTCGACATCGACGCGCTGCGCGTGGTCGCCGCCGGCGTCAACGCGTTGCGCTCCCCTGAGCGGGCGATGATCGTGATCACCCATTATCAGCGGCTGCTCAATTACGTCGTTCCCGACTACGTCCACGTCCTGTACGACGGGCGGATCGTGAAATCCGGCGCCAGGGATCTCGCCCTGGAGCTCGAGGTCAAGGGTTACGACTGGGTGAAGAGCGAGTCGGCCGCCCTGCAGTGA
- the sufD gene encoding Fe-S cluster assembly protein SufD, whose product MIATRTKEHYVAVFSRYRKNGIGRGPSWLEDLREEAIRAFAQLGFPTQKDEEWRFTSIEPIVARPFERANGVPWSPPAKEIFSLSFADPAFSRLVFVDGRLAAELSSLRGAAQSVEAGSLARAIADDHEIVRAHLGRCAGHRDRSFVALNAAFFEDGAFVHVPRGAVLEEPLYLIFVSRGGERPAAVHPRNLLVCGEAASARVVECYIGLEAGTYFDNPVTEIVQEPGAVLDHYRLQREGANGLHVGEVVARVGRGASLTAHGITLGGALVRNDVRVALDGEGAQCVLNGLYLVDGARHVDNHTRIDHLKPHATSFELYKGILAGNGHAVFDGKILVHRGAQKSNARQVNRNLLLSDGAGVNTKPQLEIYADDVKCSHGSTIGQLDRDALFYLRSRGLDLAGARSLLSYAFASEVVNRIRIPPMRAGLDEYVLGKFTVTDG is encoded by the coding sequence ATGATTGCAACCCGAACGAAAGAGCACTACGTCGCGGTCTTTTCCCGCTACCGCAAAAACGGCATCGGGCGGGGCCCTTCGTGGCTCGAGGACTTGCGCGAGGAGGCGATCCGGGCCTTCGCGCAGCTCGGCTTTCCGACGCAAAAGGACGAGGAGTGGAGGTTCACCAGCATCGAGCCGATCGTCGCGCGCCCGTTCGAGAGGGCCAACGGCGTGCCGTGGAGCCCGCCGGCGAAGGAGATCTTCAGCCTCTCGTTCGCCGACCCGGCCTTCAGCCGCCTGGTGTTCGTCGACGGGCGGCTTGCGGCAGAGCTTTCGAGCCTGCGCGGCGCCGCCCAAAGCGTCGAAGCCGGCAGCCTGGCGCGGGCGATCGCGGACGATCACGAAATCGTGCGCGCGCATCTCGGTCGCTGCGCGGGCCACCGTGATCGCAGCTTCGTGGCGCTGAACGCCGCGTTTTTCGAGGACGGGGCGTTCGTTCACGTGCCGCGCGGCGCAGTGCTGGAGGAGCCGCTCTACCTGATCTTCGTTTCCCGCGGCGGCGAGCGCCCGGCGGCGGTGCACCCGCGCAACCTGCTGGTGTGCGGCGAGGCAGCTTCCGCCCGGGTCGTGGAGTGCTATATCGGCCTGGAGGCCGGGACCTACTTCGACAACCCCGTCACGGAGATCGTGCAGGAGCCGGGGGCGGTGCTCGATCACTACCGGCTGCAGCGCGAGGGCGCAAACGGGCTGCATGTGGGAGAGGTCGTCGCACGGGTGGGGCGGGGCGCCAGCCTGACGGCGCACGGCATCACGCTCGGGGGAGCGCTGGTGCGTAACGACGTGCGGGTGGCGCTGGACGGGGAGGGCGCGCAGTGCGTCCTCAACGGGCTTTATCTCGTGGACGGCGCGCGGCATGTCGACAACCACACGAGAATCGATCACCTCAAGCCGCACGCGACGAGCTTCGAGCTCTACAAGGGTATTCTCGCGGGCAACGGGCACGCGGTCTTCGACGGGAAGATCCTGGTGCACAGGGGGGCGCAGAAGTCCAACGCCCGGCAGGTCAACCGCAACCTCTTGCTCTCCGACGGGGCCGGCGTCAACACGAAGCCCCAGCTCGAGATCTACGCCGACGACGTCAAGTGCAGCCACGGCTCGACCATCGGCCAGCTCGACCGCGATGCGCTCTTCTACCTTCGCTCGCGCGGACTGGATCTCGCCGGCGCCCGAAGCCTGCTGAGCTACGCCTTCGCGAGCGAGGTGGTGAACCGGATCCGCATCCCGCCGATGCGGGCCGGGCTGGACGAGTACGTGCTGGGCAAATTTACCGTGACGGACGGTTGA